The segment GCCTGGAGTACGGCGAGCTGAGTGCATCCGCCCAGATGGATGGCGCCCGCCCCTTTGCCCTTCAAGCCCGAGCGGATCTTGCCGGCCAAGGATCAAATCCAGCGCGCATCGCCGTCAACGCCAGCGGCAAGCTGGAAAATATCACCTTGAAGGCCCAAGGCAGCGGCGCGGGGCTCAGCGGGCAAGGTGAGGCGATATTGCAACCGTTCGCCCCTTTTCCACTCGCTGCGCTGACGCTCTCGGTGAACGGCCTCGATCCGCGCACCTTCTCGCCTGATGCGCCGCAAGCCAGCCTCGCGCTGCAGGCGCAACTGCGCCAGAATGCCGCCGGCCAGCTTGAGGGTGACGTGACAGCGAAAAACACCTCCCCTGCGCCCCTCGATCAAGGCGGCCTGCCCCTGCGCGAAATACACAGCCGAGCGACGCTTTCTGCCGAAAAATTGCAGTTTGATGCGCTGAACCTGATTCTGAGCGGTGGCGGACGCATCTCCGGACACTTCAACTGGCAATTGAAACAGGCAACGGGAGCCGCAAATCTGACCATCAGCCAGCTCGACCCGGCCGCACTGGATACACGGCTGCGCCCCGCCCGCCTCGCCGGCAAGGCCACGCTCAGCGGCGACACCCAGTCCCAGCACGGCTTGATCACCCTCGCTGACGGCAAACTGGGTCTGGATACCAGCCTGGTGCGCAGCGGCGACACCCTAACCCTGGACAGCCTGCGCCTCGTCCATGGCCAAGCGGCGCTCACCGGCCAGGGCCGGCTGGGTTTTGGCGGAGGACGGCCTTTTGCTTTCAAGGGCGAACTCCAGCACTTCGATCTCTCCGCTTTCCTGCAGGCGCCGCGATCGGATCTGAATGCCAAACTCGAACTTGCTGGCGAACTGACGCCCCAGGCAAATGGCACACTGAGTTTCACCCTGGCCAACAGTCAATGGGCAGGCCAGATTGTGAGTGGCGGCGGCCAGATCGATTTCAGCGGCATGAGCCGGTTTAACGGCAAAGCCGAGCTGCGGCTGGGCGACAATCTCCTCAATGCCCATGGCGCTTACGGCACACCAGGGGAACGGCTGGAACTGTCACTTGCCGCACCGGCGCTGTCCCAGCTCGGCCCTGGATTTGGCGGCGCGCTCAACGCCCACGCCATGCTGGCAGGCAGCCCGTCAAAACCGGATATTGCTTTCGAAATGAAAGGCAAGCATCTCATCCTGCCCGGCGGGCATCATCTGACCAGCCTCAGTGCCGGCGGCAGCCTGCGTGGTGAAGCGGTTAATTTCAAGATAGATGCCGCCGGTTACCGGAGAACAGCGGAAGTCCTGATGCAAAACCTGACGCTTGCCATTCAGGGCAGCCGTTTGCACCATGATTTCATGGTAAACGCACTGCTCGCCAATGATACAAATCTGGATTTGCACGCCTCCGGGGGGCTCACTGGCCCGGCACCGGGCTGGCGCGATGTGCAATGGCATGGCGTGCTGTCAAAACTCAGCGCCACCGGCCGGATACCCTTGCACCTTCTCGCCGCCACAACTGTCACGCTTGGCCGGGAGCGCATCTCGCTGGGCAAGGCCGAATTTACCGTGGCAGGTGGCAGGGCACAACTCGCCAGTACGGAATGGACACCCAGAAGCTGGAATAGCCGTGGCAGCTTCAATGCTATCGGATTGCGCCACATCAGCGCAGCAAGCGAAATCCAGAACACCCTGCGCCTAGCCGGTGATTGGGACATCTCGGCTGCGCCAAATCTGGCTGGCAAGCTTCGGATAAGGCGCGAAAGCGGCGACTGGATGCTGCCGGGAGACCAACCGCTTTCCCTGGGTATACAGGAGTTTCAGCTTAGCGCACAAGCCAGTGATAACCGCCTTTCTGCTGAACTGAAAGCGCGCGGTACACGCCTTGGCGAGTGGCGTGCCAATATTGCTCTCCCCCTGGCGCGAAGCGGTTCAGGCTGGACCGTACTGCCTGAATCGCCCCTCAACGGAAAAATACACATCGACGTGGCCGACCTCTCCTGGGTCGGACCTGCTCTCGATAGCAACATCAAGAGCAGCGGCCGTTTGTCCCTGGCTGCGGATGTGGCTGGCACCTTTGACCAACCCCATCTGCGCGGCCTGCTAAACGGCAATGATCTGGCCGTGACCTGGCTAGATCAAGGCATTCGGCTGCAACAGGGGAAATTAACAGCCCGACTCGATCAGACCCGGCTGCACATCGACCAGCTCAGCTTTGTTGCCCCGCATAATCCGCCGCCCCGTGACCGTTTGCTGGCAGGGCTGAAACTGGCAAAAGAGCCGGGCAACGTCACCCTGTCCGGCATGATTGACCCTATGGAAAAACGCGGCAATCTGGAACTGAATGCCAGCCGCCTGCCTCTCGCGCAACGTACGGATCGCTGGATTATCGCCTCCGGACATGGCCGCATCAGCTTCGAGCAGGACACCCTTACCCTCGGTGGAAAAATTACCGCCGACGCCGGCCTGATCTCGCAACCAGCGGCGGGCCGGCCTGAACTATCCGGCGATGTGGTGATCACCGGGCGACAGGCGCCTGCCCGCAAAGGGCCGCGCATCACCATCGATGCCATTCTGGATCTGGGCGAGCAATTCTATCTGCGTGCTTCCGGCCTGGAATCACGTCTGGCAGGACAGCTCCACCTGCAATCAACTTCCGCCCAGCCCCTGCGTGCCACAGGCACCATCGCCACCCACAACGCCACTTTCAAGGCTTACGGCCAGAACCTTGTTGTTGAGCGAGGCATCGTTAATTTCCAGGGTTCGCTCGATAATCCGGGCCTCAATATACTCGCCCTGCGCAAGAATCTTCCTGTGGAAGCCGGCGTGACGGTAAAGGGTACAGTGCGCAGACCAACAGTGAGGCTGGTATCCACTCCCAACGTGCCGGACCCGGAAAAACTCTCCTGGATCGTCCTTGGGCGCGCGCCCGATGCGGGCGGCACCGACACCTCGCTCTTGCTCACGGCAGCCGGGAGCATTCTGGGCGGACAATCTGGCGGCATCACCGGCCAGCTTGCCCAGGCACTTGACGTGGACGAACTATCCCTGAACCAGGCGCAAAATGGCGACCCCCTGGCCAGCCAGATCGTCACCGTCGGCAAGCGCCTTTCAGCGCGGGCCTATCTCAGCTACGAACAGGGATTGACGGCGGTGGCGGGCACCACCAAGCTCACCTACAGCCTGACCCCGAGGATATCCATCGTCACCCGGGCGGGCTCCGATAATGCCATCGATGTGCTCTACACGTTCCATTTCGATTGAGGCGCCGCTTCCGCATCACTTCGGCCAAACCGGGGCTATGCTATGATCAAGTTGAATCGGTATCGAGTGGTACGTGACCGCATGCTCTATCATTTCAGGCAAAAGGAGTAAATGGATCATGCAGCTAATCCTGATCTTCGGCATTGCCATTGCCATTGGCGCTGTCATGTTCGCCCTGCAAAACAACGTGCAGGTAACGGTCAACTTCGCCCTCTGGCGTTTTGACAGCTCCCTCGCCATGGTACTGCTGCTGGCACTGGGTCTGGGCGTGATCATCGCCGCCCTGTTGTCGTCGCCAACCGTGATCAGGCGGCAATGGACCGCATCCCGCCTGCGCCGGCAGATTTCCGGCCTGGAAGAAGAGAAGTCGGCGCTCGTACAACGTGTCAGGCAACTGGAACTCGAAGTTGCTCGCATCAGCCCCTCCCCCATTCCGGAAGCAGAAGAGCCGAAACCCTACGTCGGGCTCAAGACCCTGTTAACCTGCGGAAGCAGCAACAAATCCGAAGACAAATAGTCGCCGGGCCAGATACAGTAATCACTCATGGAATACGGATAACATGCACGAAAAATTAAGGAAAAAGATCATTCCATCCACAGCGGAGGCCGCCATGCCTGCACCTGCGAACACCATCGATATCATCCGGAACGCGGAGGTCGCCGTCACTTCCGAATCCGAAAATTCACCTCTGGATAATATCGTTGACGGCAGCACGGGGCCGGGCAGCTCACAGTGGGTGGCGGGGTCCACTGGACCTCAGACCCTGATTTTTAAATTCGACGCCCCCCAGAACATCACCGCGATCATTTATGAAATCGAGGAGCGGGAAATCGCGCGCACACAGGAAATCTGTTTCGAGGTTTCCACCGATTCCGGCGCCCGCTTCCGGGAAATTCTGCGGCACGAATATAATTTCAGTCCAGATGGGAGCACATTCCAAAGAGAGGAGCTGAAACTGGATCTTTCTCAAATCACAGACCTGAAAATGACCATCAAGCCGGACAAGGGAAACCTTAACTGCCGGGCGAGACTGAACCATATCGCATTCCAGGGGTAATCAGGGCCACGCCATGTTTACGCTACTGCCTTATTGACTGTGGCCAGAGGGTACACGCAGGACATGAGCCGATGACTTTCCTGCATCGTTATGTTGTGCAAGTTCACTGATCGACTCGTCACACATTACTCATTGCGGCCGCGATCCCGATCCCGATCCCGATCCCGGCCTCGCTCCTGCTCTTGTTCCTGCTTACGTTTTGGCTCACGCGTGGCGTCCTTGCCATACTGTCTTTCATCCCGGGCCTGTGATCTTGGCATTTGTTGATCACGCCGATCACGCTGCTCTGGAGACTGCCTGCGATTTTCAGCTTCCCCACGCCCCTGTTGTGGAGAGGCCGGAATGGATCTCTGAACATCTCTATCTCCCCTTTGCGGCGGCTGAGAGCGCGGGGTGGCTGAATCATCCTGCTGGCGCGGTGCAAAACGCTGCATATCGCGCTGCCTGTCACCTCTTTCTTCAGGCGCTCCCCGTCTTTCCTGCTGAGCAGGCGCTCTTTTCCATGCCCGCTCCTGATAGTGTTGCCGTACTACGGGGTCCCGCGGCTGGTAACGGTAATGCTGCTGCTGAAGCTCTTGCTGCTGTTCCATTTGTCGAGGATAGCGATCCCCTGAATACTGCCGCTGGTAGGCAGGCAACGGGGCTGCCGGAACAGCGCGCCGGTCCCATTTGTCCCAACCGTGCCGGCGCTGTTCCCATTCCCGGCCCCAGTGATGCCCCCAACGTGGCGGTGCATCCGGCCGCCACCCGAAGAAGTACGCAGGAGGCTGGCGGTAGAAGCGCACGGGGATACGCAGGACGAAGAGCGGCACAGCCTCTGGGCCCACAAGCCCCCAGGGCCCGTTGTACCAGGAACTCGCGTACCAGTTATCATCCTGGTAAACCCAGTACATGCTGTCGTAAAAGAAGAAGTTTGCGTCCAGCCGTGGGGCGTAGTAGACCGGGTAACCAGGCA is part of the Sulfuricella sp. genome and harbors:
- a CDS encoding translocation/assembly module TamB domain-containing protein; this encodes MGTPASTNSFPQTPAKFRRKWLLSPLFFIIALTAGSAWLLATSSGLQWLASMAARSSGGTFTLQGTGGTLLGPLGARVLSYRDGSMRVTIRDIQLDWRPAALLAGRLDIATLTAQSVEVLSPPSGKPLTLPQDLRLPLPLSLDKIGIASLQVFSKMGGKPDFAATRLTARLESNGRQHHLSELRASLEYGELSASAQMDGARPFALQARADLAGQGSNPARIAVNASGKLENITLKAQGSGAGLSGQGEAILQPFAPFPLAALTLSVNGLDPRTFSPDAPQASLALQAQLRQNAAGQLEGDVTAKNTSPAPLDQGGLPLREIHSRATLSAEKLQFDALNLILSGGGRISGHFNWQLKQATGAANLTISQLDPAALDTRLRPARLAGKATLSGDTQSQHGLITLADGKLGLDTSLVRSGDTLTLDSLRLVHGQAALTGQGRLGFGGGRPFAFKGELQHFDLSAFLQAPRSDLNAKLELAGELTPQANGTLSFTLANSQWAGQIVSGGGQIDFSGMSRFNGKAELRLGDNLLNAHGAYGTPGERLELSLAAPALSQLGPGFGGALNAHAMLAGSPSKPDIAFEMKGKHLILPGGHHLTSLSAGGSLRGEAVNFKIDAAGYRRTAEVLMQNLTLAIQGSRLHHDFMVNALLANDTNLDLHASGGLTGPAPGWRDVQWHGVLSKLSATGRIPLHLLAATTVTLGRERISLGKAEFTVAGGRAQLASTEWTPRSWNSRGSFNAIGLRHISAASEIQNTLRLAGDWDISAAPNLAGKLRIRRESGDWMLPGDQPLSLGIQEFQLSAQASDNRLSAELKARGTRLGEWRANIALPLARSGSGWTVLPESPLNGKIHIDVADLSWVGPALDSNIKSSGRLSLAADVAGTFDQPHLRGLLNGNDLAVTWLDQGIRLQQGKLTARLDQTRLHIDQLSFVAPHNPPPRDRLLAGLKLAKEPGNVTLSGMIDPMEKRGNLELNASRLPLAQRTDRWIIASGHGRISFEQDTLTLGGKITADAGLISQPAAGRPELSGDVVITGRQAPARKGPRITIDAILDLGEQFYLRASGLESRLAGQLHLQSTSAQPLRATGTIATHNATFKAYGQNLVVERGIVNFQGSLDNPGLNILALRKNLPVEAGVTVKGTVRRPTVRLVSTPNVPDPEKLSWIVLGRAPDAGGTDTSLLLTAAGSILGGQSGGITGQLAQALDVDELSLNQAQNGDPLASQIVTVGKRLSARAYLSYEQGLTAVAGTTKLTYSLTPRISIVTRAGSDNAIDVLYTFHFD
- a CDS encoding LapA family protein translates to MQLILIFGIAIAIGAVMFALQNNVQVTVNFALWRFDSSLAMVLLLALGLGVIIAALLSSPTVIRRQWTASRLRRQISGLEEEKSALVQRVRQLELEVARISPSPIPEAEEPKPYVGLKTLLTCGSSNKSEDK
- a CDS encoding discoidin domain-containing protein — its product is MPAPANTIDIIRNAEVAVTSESENSPLDNIVDGSTGPGSSQWVAGSTGPQTLIFKFDAPQNITAIIYEIEEREIARTQEICFEVSTDSGARFREILRHEYNFSPDGSTFQREELKLDLSQITDLKMTIKPDKGNLNCRARLNHIAFQG